In Miscanthus floridulus cultivar M001 chromosome 19, ASM1932011v1, whole genome shotgun sequence, the DNA window gttgcaaggctcacacatgtgatgaaggagcccattgcatatgagacatgacattaagtcatgtgactaaggtggagaagatcaagacaagactagGCTTGACGAActagttgcaagtgtgaagggcaagttaagtgatgacttggcaccgatggactgaAACAACAATGAAGAGCAAATgatgtcaagatcaatgaaccaatatgatcatgtgatgatatgaagtggatcatatcatttggtgattggttggtgcatgtgttgcatcgacatcaaAAGAGAtgaaatagaatgcgcaaggcaaatgcataacctagggcatttcatttcaccgatcatagacgtgtagagaagttgatgaccgggtttaggatagatgggcatactattaagaggagcaaacttgtttgcataccagtcatctagtgccacttgagcgatctaactttacatacgtgttaggatcgagtggtgttgagaaaagagtgctaatcctttggaaaaatatttgtgaaaagctaacacacatgcacaaggtggtgatcacttggtggtgttagcacatttacaaaggagaagtggTTGGAGTTGTTGTGGATCCACTCGGTGAAGAAATGGAGGTGAGAAAGTgtcactatgagtgaccggacgctggcctcgggaGGACCTGCGCATCCGGTCAAGTGGCAGCTGAGAGCGcgcggtctcggtcttgtgaccggatgctggcgcgaagagtgacctaACACATAGGGGCCATGTTCGGTCATCTCTAATGTTCATTAATGCAGTGGTGCGGGCTTAGCGTTGACATGTGGTAGGCGATGAAGGACCAGACTTAGGTGCCGCGTCCAATTGTGACTcacctgacacgtctggtcacaaacagaggctcagggagctctctagaaatgaccggacttagGCAGTAGCATGTCACATTGTGCAGCAGAGGCATGTCATGGAGTGATTTGATGCGGCTCGGGTACGTCAGGTGGTGGGTTTGGCGTGTTCGGTCGTCTTTGACCGTTGGCGCGCGAAGTTACTATTAAGATTGAGCGGCTCTGGTTGAACGTAGAGCGACACGTGGATAGCGTAGCGTGATCAGACACTGGGCTAGCGCGTCTGGTCTGCCCACaaaatgcctagtgaaggggtaatggctagtttatcccttggggctataaatagaactgGTGGCTGACCTTGGGCCGGTTGCTGAGCACccataagccttggtggcttatgtaggtgtgcttggatgccctctaactcacttgtgcttgtaagagtgtgatccaaattgcgagtgagtgcgattctagtgtgttgcaccatgaggttgcatcgagtggcactaggtgatcgagttgcaagtcggtggcgcttgttactcttggaggttgccacctcctagatggcttggtggcttgtgactctgttgaagcacgcaagaagataGTGTGATGCTCTGGacgaggatttgtgaggggggttgtgctcacgaagagcaactctagttgagaaTGTCATTGAGCtgccctcacttttagggtaggttcttgcggtgctggacgtgcgggcttggtgagTGATGgcaattagccatcgaaccaccaagtgagcggtcgacacaatggggacgtagcttggtggcaaccaagtgaacctcgagagaaaatcaccatgtcaacattgtcttcatcatcttctcagtGATTTGTATTCTgtgaaacacaagcttgtattacttcatatacattgtgcttgtgtagttgctcttgtgactagtttagctttagtagcttgctagttgccatcttgcttgtgtagcataaaaagtagctcccttgagtggctaatgtggttttagtaaccttgttagtcacattgcttagtttgtgtagctaagtaatttgcgctctctaatttagcttgtgtaccttgttattgagcattgctagtaagtttaggtggctttgtgcttttgcttactagattgtgtaggacctccctcggttgtgtgaagtactagttgcattggttagtgtgaccttgcaagctagattggttaggtgagctctagctagcctgataccttagttgcttgtttaggatcttttcaagatgtttgataacttagatagaggggtgtagtcttagctagaccgatagttttaattccgcacttgtatcaGTTAGCCAACGCggttaagttttagaaaggactattcaccccctctatcaTGCCATCTCGACCCAACAAGAACTACAAgtaagagctacactaactagtttcaaacaccacaagctctacaccagtaaaggcacaatgtaatacaacagagtggtagagaggtataacGTCGTGGCAagagatcaatcaatgaataccaaggagacaatcaagacacaatgattttcctccaaggttcacttgcttgccagcaagctagtccctgttgtggcgattcactcacttagaggttcacacactaattggcatcacacaccaaacccacaaccgggtgccgcacaaccaacataagatgaggatcacacaagccacaagtaatccactagagtaccttttggctctccatcggggaaatgtcaagaatccctcacaatcaccatgatcggagccagagacaagcaccttcctccgcttgatgatcctcgctactccaagccatctaggtggcggcaaccaccaagagtaacaagcgaaccccatagcaaaacatgaacaccaagtgcctctagatgcaatcactcaagcaatgcacttggattcactctgaatctcacaaaaatgatgaatcaatgatggagatgagtgagagggctttgtttaagctcacaaggttgctatgtcaatgcaaatggccaagagagtgagctagagctggccaaatgCCTTATATAGGTGTCCCctcgaaatagagctgttgggcaCCATGGGTAGGTCACtgcgtggtgaccggacgcaccagttaGATTGACTGGATGCTCAGCCCCTGCATCCAATCATGGGATCGCTGCCATGTGTCATAGCTTCAAATGTGAGCCATCCGATCCCAATAGTCAACTTGATCACGCGCTCAAATTAATGAACGATCGGACGCACCACGCCAAGACCAACCACTTCTAGACAACGTAGAGTTCGATCACTTCCACACTCAAATTACTGAACGATCAAACGTCCGCTCATGCCCTTGCCCAAGGTGCCAACCCAGTGACCTGACACGCCGATGGAATGATCGAATGCTCCACCAacgcagagtccgatcacttctagaCAACATCCCAAGCCGCACTTTCTTGATCAGACGTGTCCGAGGGAGCATGACTAGACTGAGGGCCAAGTTCGGTCCTCACTATCGTTGTGCACCAACAGTTTTACCACCACATCACCATATGTCATCATTGACCGGACCCAGAGGTTGCATGTCTGATCACTTCCTCACGTTAGCGTTCGGTCAACTAGGCCGAGATTGTGCCACTGcttcactactgaccggacgcgtatgTCTAGCGTCTGGTCCTACATCTGGTCAGCACAGTGACCTCCTTGacttcccaaacttcaccactcttgctcaaatatgccaaccaccaagtgtatcaccttgtgcacgtgtgttagcatattttcacaaacattttcaagggtgttagcactcactagaatctaaatacatatgcaatgagttagagcatctagtggcactttgccaaccgcatttcgatatgagtttcacccctcttaatagtatggctgttgatcctaaatgtgatcatactcgctaagtgtctcgatcactaaaccaaaaaagctcctatctcatgatcatagggaatagtgctacctatctcatgatcactttgataaactgggttatcacttagggttttatcaattcaccaataccaaactagagctttctctCGCCGTCGCTGGAGTCTCATCCTCGTtggagaggaaggagatgacAGGATGCGATGGAGGAGGGGCTCTCAgtcccctctctaggttgccttgctctcagTGCAGAGTGGAGgcaaatggaatggaatggagtgtctggtgatcaaATTAGGATCCTCCccctctaggtctgaccttatcccttatataatgagataggttctagtctatggtctatgtgTGTCGGAGTCTCAGAGGGGCTTGTAGCTATGCGCCGTGGACCGTTGAGGtgtcttggagccaaagaagcaTGGGCGTTGTTcggctgctctgttctaacactctgCGTGTCAGAGGGTGTTGGCTTGGAATGGCCTCCCCCaggtgagaccttctagagtcttcttggtggcgaataAGGTCTGCTTCAGGGGCTAACGTGCAAGCCCAGAAGCCCCTAGAGGCCAcgagaagctttgtcttcttatgtcacgcCCAAGATGTGACCTTGTCAGAGGAGTAGTTGGTAGGGGCATGCTTAGGGAGCGGTGCTAGGGAGCCCTGGGCATCAGtagcctagggcttgtcttcttgtgcccgtgccttggctggcatcgttagtcgggcaggagccaagggctgGGCCTAGAGGTGCCACAGATTGGGAGCCCAAGGCTTGgggaagcccctgagccctaggCGGAAGCTACGGTCGAGTCAGGCTTGGTCGGATCTCTTtaccagagggtgcgcacgaacGTGCCCCATGGGCGAAGCCCttgagcccctaggtgatcctGAAGGGTTTGGTAGGGCGGTCTTCTTCGTTCGGGAACCATTGGACTCGAGGCTTAACATAcatgtatgttaggatctcatcagaagcccccgagccctttgtggcctcacCTGGCATGATGGCGGCAAAGGGCTGAATTCAATCTTATAGTGACCGAACCCACCTTGGTAGGGACAGCTTCCACTGGCGGTAGTGTTGCGCCCTGCTTGATGCTTTCATCTCTAGTGTGACGGATGGTGCTCAGCTATCGAGGCTGAGCGAGGATGATGCTTATCCCTTCATGAGTTCATGTCGCATGGGTCTTCGACTTGAGCGAGATCTCGGTGGACTCATCTGGGAGTCACCAACTGTAGGCTCGGGGGCACCCTCCTTTCTGATCAGAAcctactaaaatatgagaaaagaatgaaatgagaaggaatggaatatgggaaatatacatttagttgagataatgaactaaaaggacttaggggtaaaacgtgaaaataggatgaagaatagtaagcttttggtaaagaacttttgaatcttgctacatccttaccttatcccaacccctgcatctttaaaagtcttacacccctttacgttgggttagtcttgttgagtacttttgtactcagggtttgttaacccttgttgcaggtgagtcacatgcacaggcttgttttggtccctgctgcatgtctgtgtttgaagtcaatgacgatgaggagtgatgaatggcctttggacaaggcactagtctgtttgataaataaagttaatgtaatattatcccgctactatggttgtataacacttatggtattgtaagtttgaaaacaactagtttgtaacctatgttaccttaagacttctacgatcttttactctgatgtatatatttgaataaactgttgtaatctacaatgtctgtgattgggatcctatttgaaaaagagaatcgtggatgattcgggtttcccgaggacacccgacagaccttttAAGTTGTtaggaactcatgtacgctatcaaaggtctgttgagacaacgatagatataCATGGGCCTAatttctcaggaggttctgccacagctggtatcagagcagttcccatctaagatcattgtaggttactttggaaaaaccttcaaatcgatttggatcaaagaaagtaaacttgatattttaaagttcaaatttctttcttctcacctttgatctagcctctatcctgtcttatttgaaagtttgtggcggataatatgattaggtttgtcctatgtattaaaaatctagtacttatgattatatgaatcttttgtacttagattcgtaagattaattcatgcatcatgcttgagcaccttgcataataattccccttaatagtgggtgggtaagtaatgtcaatcccattcttgctaacctcctttatcctcaagctattcttatagtcctaccttaaatcctacaggctatggcaaagaccaagaaaaccgcacgcaagtccaccggacctcatggagtccctcgtcactagttggcaccaagaaaccacgagcttggtgaaggaagtgccaagaacctaggagatgaaggatcttcaagcaaccccaccaACATTGAGAACctgaccaaggagctcaacactcttcatcgagATCATGCCAAcgatcaagaagagctggcggaaatgcaaaggggcatcaccatgaccatggagctacggaatgaagcctggacacgagaggatgcggccaatgaatgcgtccatgagttggagttctatgtagaagacctggagatggacaatgccattcttcatgagaatgttcacatgatgtacgctcaacttcatcctcctcatggggatggtgaagttacagatgaagaaatgattgtagatccaggagaggtcgagaatgaagaggaggaggatcctgaggagttagtgtacttctcagatgaagatgaggtttcgtccgatatgggcacggatgccgaagactgagagcttggagtagaaatagttcctttactgctttcctagaaaaccagggttgtcttgtgggatacaagacatgtaatttaaataagtaactcTTTGTAGCCtaaaaccttttaaatgctttcaataaagaataatgtaagtaaacatgtttctctaatagatgcctcgtcctatcacccgaactggtcctagtggctcgcatgacgatgatgagtgcccaaatcctccaccaatgccttcgactatggcagatgccatagccgcactcatcaacgcaacggcagaaaatgctaggctattaagggaattggcgcaaaactagcaggcaccataccctagtCATGGccatcgtaataatggaaatgatgagtcaacctatgtggattttactgacacccgTCCGCcgatgttctctaaggcagaagaacctttagaagcagacgattggcttaggacaatagagcaaaagttcaagctgattcactgtaccgaggttcagaaacctAGGTTTGTGGCACAGCACCTCCGAGGAGTTGCTGGTGCctagtgggcaaatttggtagcagtacagcccgctggtcaccaaatcaactggagggagttcaaggatgccttcagggcacactatattccagatggtgtgatgaccatgaagttagaagagttcttggctcttaagcaaggggagcacccggtgatgcactatgttgggtgcttcaatcatctgtcgcagtatgctatagagtatgtgaatactgataggaagaagaagaatcattttcttagaggcctgaacactaaacttcaaaccatgatggcaacttgtggtaacacaacttaccatgagacaatcaatattgctatcgcttcagaggagaattaccgccgacacaaggaggcaaagaaaaagaagatatctgcttccggatcatcaggtggtaagcgtcagaagatagtctaccatcctcagaatcatggccgtgtgCCATTCCGCCCATagcaaggccaaggcaggcagcaagtctttattcgccctgcaactaatacgccttatcctcatcaagcaccgcagcagcaacataatacaaataatgcaaaccgcaatgctactccccagaatcacaattatccatgctataattgtggtaaacccaaacacttttcccgagaatgtccgtatcccaggaagaacaatcctgatgcacccaaagcccctgttaatcaagctcagaatcaatACAAGAGCAATGCTTAGAataatcagaagggtcaggctgagaagaaaatcggaagggtcttctatactcaggtggaatccattccagaaggagaaccagtaatgatgggtatgtttcccattgctaagcatcctgcaattaccttaattgattctagtgcatcccatatattcatcaatcatacatttgttgtgaagcatgtgatagctattggggaaacaaaagaaccctatcatatacagtcgcccgggggacgaatctatacaagggaggtagtttagcatgtacctattgttttgggaggttatgagttccctaccaatatgctgatattaaaggatcaagatatagatgtgatccttggtatgaactggttaacccaacacggggctatcatagatgtcctgcgtagaaccataagggtaaatgcacctaacagcaaaacccaacttctcatccaacttccctttcctaagagtatagtgaaaacagtctgtgcaactattattaaaggagccgagaaaatttcagtggtatgtgagtttacggatgtctttcccgatgatctgcctggtctgccactagatcgagacgtagagttcagaattgatctaaaaccagggacagcaccagtgtccagaagagcatataggatgccacccaaagaattagcagaattaaaaatgcaactacaagagttgttagacaagggtttcattcaacccagttcatcaccttagggatgccctgctatcttcgtgaagaagaaggaccaaaccttaaggttatgtgttgactatcggccgttaaatgaagtcaccataaagaacaagtaccccttgccccgaattgatttgctttttgaccaacttatgggagctaaggtgttctctaaaatagacttgagatcaggctatcaccagattaagatcagacaagaagatgtgccgaagacagcgtttactacccgatatggtctatatgagtatctagtcatgtcttttgggctgcccaatgccctggctcatttcatgtatctgatgaactcagttttcatgcccgagttggataagtttgtcgtggtattcattgatgacattcttatctactctaaaagcaaagtggaacatgcggaacatctccgtattgttctacaaagattaagagatcaccaactatatgccaaattcagtaaatgtgcattttggttggaggaagtacaatttctaggtcatgtgttatctgctgaaggtatagctgtagatccgagcaaggtagaagaagtccttaactagaaagcacctacaactattcatcaagttcatagttttctggggttggcagggtattatcgtcggttcatccctgacttctccagaatttcgaagccaattactggactattgaaaaatcaaactaagtttgtatggtcaacagaatgtgagaaggcctttcagacattgaagaagttgttgacaactgcaccagtattagcacaaccggatatcgagaggccatttgatatctattgtgatgcatctggaattggtattggctgtgttcttatgcaagaaggcagagtcatagcatacgcttccagacaactcaagaagcatgaagaacattatcccacccatgaccttgaattagctgctgttgttcattcactcaagatttggcgacattatttattgggcaatatatgtcatatctatatggatcacaaaagtttgaaatacatcttcactcagtcagagttgaatatgaggcaaagaagatggttagaacttatcaaagattatgacttagaagtgcattatcatccaggcaaggctaatgtggttgccgatgccctgagtcgcaagagtcattgtcattgtttagttgtagaacctatgcaatgaacattgtgtcaagagatggagcatctgaatttacaaattatagaacaaggttccctgtccaacattgcagttgagtccactatcaaagatcagatcattgatgctcaacggaaaagtaagggcatagcccatatcaaggataaagtcagatctggaagaccaacatgtttcaagattgataaatcagatgtcgtatgtgttgatgcaaaagtggatctgcaaacacaaagggctaatacccgaatcgatatccaaagcgtgccagtcgatttgacctgctaatcgacaaggatgaagaaacgaacactttggtcctgacaacagcgatacgcccggaagtcacggccaagaggtgctcacgcaggaactcgagaatcgccgaagatcgcactgaagcgatgcagctcgccgaatcaatgagaactcgtaaaaagaaaagtatgcaaattgacgaagtcgccgaaaagtagatgcaaataggagtaaaagttggttttgatattgattgatatatatttttacattgcccctcactccatatttataccctgatctaaagagacacaaccgaacacaactaggacaccaattccatatctaaggaaacacgtgactcttacacgaatcacactctaactaatatagaaaaggaaatcaacccctatctatttccctgtccgcctcaattacgatggaaatctcaccgttcctccttcccatcggcatactccctgtttcatcggcagtagtcttcaagcctccctccatcggcagtagtcttcaagcctcccttcatcggcatcgacaaaaacatcctccaaccttatcggcaacgcccgagtccaagtcaacctttccatcgaccaccaccagctatcggTAACCATctatacaagctggctttcatcggctatcaaagtattcaataactttccccttaccgatcagtccactccgattattttgacacgtacaaaaaacggtgtcaacacatgccccccaatttcggagtataaaaccattaatgctccgaaatttactctagataacgcttgccttcgcccgattaccgtaactcactctccaagccaaaacttgatctgttatcaaatccaatcaaatctaaccTTGATTCacacacttcagtaaatatcgcacaatcgccaaccacttctgccttgattatggttaagataccaaaacaacaatccatcggcaagattataacgctgtcattttcagaattaaaatatccctgtatcgatatcccttccaagtcatgatttacttgccatcaactcatctatacaatcccctgatcatcgtgcgaacagttaccatatccttctgaaccgtctcgacctatatgcgcgcgacatagagataagtccaaaatacccttactctgggcggcttataaatagatttctccggaaccctcattttcttccCTTCAGCCTTCAATCCTCGACattttctctctccggcggcgactccgacgaacaaccgcgcgacctcaaccaagaaGAACCCTTCctcggcgctaacttcaagtttcctcaagaccatggccatcaacttcgacgttcccgcggttcgctccacttccattaccctttactttgatcttttcgcaaattcattcaattggtgattttttttctttttttttttctattctctggattctataaccttaggaactgcgcaacaaattaattatcccaaccgatcagccgcacgtccaatgcctcggaccaatgggcaacccagatccaaccgatctgatcaatgcagaggttaacagaatcccctttagagcccaaaatttctctctgaatttgtggaaagacacattccgatcttggcccaaaaccaccaaggggtggaaagactggtacttgagagttaataactcgatgcaagtatactgggcagaacgaagattagaccaatgtatcaggctctctattgccgatatgcagaaaaatgaatcaatgataattgcagctgcttatttctggtcagatacaaccaatacttttatgtttggacatggcccagctactcctacccttgccgatgtccacatgcttactggcttggacatctcaactgccgacgaaggctccatctatggtagaaagcctgaatatagagtgaatacccgtaacatcggcggttggacaggatatattcaagaataccagaaaaccgggacacctagccagagggaacatgccacattcctgaatatgtggttagaaaaatttatcttctgtggtcgatcagtaggaccaaccaacgccttcctccctgcagctgaacttctagCTAATGGcgcaaggtttcctcttggccgataccttctgagctccacttatcatcttcttcaccaagtgtctcagaagcttctgcttggcgaacccatcggcaacctgggaggcccgtggtggtttatcaacatgtggctgaatgcccatatgcacaaacgtttgcaatgggacttttttgctcaacaattcccacgagaaattgctgaagattatgtgctcggggatgatgaatcggcaacacgctcacccctcaattttggtgaagccataatcgtcctccctggaacagaagccaacgaagaccaaatcggcagattctttcaaagcttctataatggtctctctcgtgatcatagggcctgggtaccttatatcgacgaagaaaacagattcccccttcttttcaactttgccgatgacactctgaatcaagataatgagcttatgatggctatcatcactcccagggcaattccagtaaacacattcggcagcgggaaaaacaccaacattacatatgaattttacaacccatcggcagtatcccgccaattggcttttgggcaactgccaatcaaactctgctttgccgatgtgatcaaacccagggaaacaatcacctgcggaacagactggaacaaggtagtacaactttctcctgatgccgataccacagatgtcgatatatccacctggacaccaatctctttcatcaccgagtcatacaagcaatggtggcgagagtggaaagagcaactgttcgcgacttctgttcacacatatcggcacatgatcgattctgaatatgccatccctgacgacgcggtaaatttcctttgaactcccttctgcttttcctttcatttatcagtaactgattcccttgtaacaggttaataacccagcaccatcggtgagcaaaagtgggaaacccttcaacctcctgcctgtttccccaacatcgccgatcggctacaacgctccctaccttagccgctttgacccgccAGAAGATTCTTACTAAGACCaccacttctaagtccaaattggctacatccagggctaccccatcggccgctgctacaaccttggtcaaagcctttaaggtaacaaccttgtttattttcacttatgccgatcacaaactatattaaccttaatcatcagggggtaagagctgctacgggatcgtcatcggcaattccgccgacatcaagcaccactccttcagaggtagcttcttgactttacattttacctgttaaatatcatatcttacacttgttttgcagcaacaattgggtacatcggcaaacgtaccagatgcccaagcttcacaatcaagtgtcgatgccccccagccaatcgttgccgatgtccaagcaaagcgcaaagcttcaacagatactgaagcacagccaaaacgacaaaggtctatgccgatccctacatctgccccaatgtcatcggtcatcatacctcaagagcccaccaccgatgaag includes these proteins:
- the LOC136526587 gene encoding uncharacterized protein; this encodes MGNPDPTDLINAEVNRIPFRAQNFSLNLWKDTFRSWPKTTKGWKDWYLRVNNSMQVYWAERRLDQCIRLSIADMQKNESMIIAAAYFWSDTTNTFMFGHGPATPTLADVHMLTGLDISTADEGSIYGRKPEYRVNTRNIGGWTGYIQEYQKTGTPSQREHATFLNMWLEKFIFCGRSVGPTNAFLPAAELLANGARFPLGRYLLSSTYHLLHQVSQKLLLGEPIGNLGGPWWFINMWLNAHMHKRLQWDFFAQQFPREIAEDYVLGDDESATRSPLNFGEAIIVLPGTEANEDQIGRFFQSFYNGLSRDHRAWVPYIDEENRFPLLFNFADDTLNQDNELMMAIITPRAIPVNTFGSGKNTNITYEFYNPSAVSRQLAFGQLPIKLCFADVIKPRETITCGTDWNKVVQLSPDADTTDVDISTWTPISFITESYKQWWREWKEQLFATSVHTYRHMIDSEYAIPDDAVNNPAPSVSKSGKPFNLLPVSPTSPIGYNAPYLSRFDPPEDSY